A single Denticeps clupeoides chromosome 7, fDenClu1.1, whole genome shotgun sequence DNA region contains:
- the nme3 gene encoding nucleoside diphosphate kinase 3 isoform X2 — protein MGSKRSADAWREMADSAEKHPRSEEVGACVAGWTGANERTFVAVKPDGVQRRLVGEIIRRFERKGFRLVALKLLQASEEQLREHYWDLRDKPFYKGLVKFMGSGPIVAMVWQGLDVVKTSRKMLGETNPADSLPGTIRGDFCVEVGRNVIHGSDSVESAQREISLWFRQDELICWDDISNHWIYA, from the exons ATGGGCTCGAAAAGGTCGGCCGACGCCTGGCGAGAAATGGCGGACTCGGCGGAGAAGCACCCGCGCAGTGAGGAGGTCGGTGCGTGTGTTGCAGGATGGACCGGCGCGAACGAGCGGACGTTCGTCGCGGTGAAGCCAGACGGAGTCCAGAGGAGGCTGGTGGGGGAGATAATCCGCAGGTTCGAGCGGAAGGGCTTCAGACTGGTGGCGCTGAAGCTCCTgcag GCTTCTGAGGAGCAGCTGAGAGAACATTACTGGGACCTGAGAGACAAGCCTTTTTACAAAGGCCTGGTCAAATTCATGGGTTCGGGGCCAATTGTCGCCATG GTGTGGCAGGGACTCGATGTGGTGAAAACCTCCCGCAAAATGTTGGGTGAAACAAATCCAGCCGATTCTCTCCCAGGAACCATCAGAGGGGATTTCTGTGTGGAAGTGGGACG GAACGTGATTCATGGAAGTGATTCGGTGGAGAGCGCCCAGAGAGAGATCTCCCTGTGGTTCCGGCAGGATGAACTTATCTGCTGGGATGATATCAGTAATCACTGGATCTACGCATAA
- the mrps34 gene encoding small ribosomal subunit protein mS34, which produces MVKKKRLRLIADMARKIRAYRELKNRPRPCERFALDYDTMTRPFTGKRLPPLAWEDVRRETRLFSLLAALRVFGVGRLFTRKSWLEEHAEPCYWRVTRVKIDYTAENMDHGTAWGILTFRGKAEGAEREIDKAMYHDWRLVPRHEEGRFARFEPQAEQPVRCVPYPPLLRAMLLAQGAEGEPALPLARHVLLSKDYFRKQELERQGRKQAGTPV; this is translated from the exons ATGGTGAAGAAGAAGCGCCTCCGCCTGATCGCCGACATGGCGCGGAAGATCCGCGCGTACCGGGAGCTGAAGAACCGGCCGCGTCCGTGCGAAAGGTTCGCGCTGGACTACGACACCATGACCCGCCCGTTCACCGGGAAGCGGCTTCCGCCGCTGGCGTGGGAGGACGTGCGGCGCGAGACTCGCCTCTTCTCGCTTTTGGCGGCTCTGCGCGTGTTCGGCGTGGGGCGGCTTTTCACCCGGAAGTCGTGGCTGGAGGAGCACGCTGAACCGTGCTACTGGAGGGTGACTCGAGTAAAGATAGACTACACAGCTGAG AATATGGACCATGGAACAGCCTGGGGGATCCTGACGTTTCGAG GAAAAGCGGAGGGTGCAGAGCGTGAGATCGACAAGGCAATGTACCACGACTGGAGGCTGGTGCCCAGACACGAGGAAGGCCGCTTCGCGCGGTTCGAGCCCCAGGCTGAGCAGCCGGTGCGTTGCGTGCCGTACCCGCCACTCCTGCGCGCCATGCTGCTGGCGCAGGGCGCAGAGGGGGAACCCGCCCTGCCGCTCGCACGCCACGTGCTGCTCAGCAAGGACTACTTCAGGaagcaggagctggagaggcaggGCCGCAAACAGGCGGGGACCCCGGtgtaa
- the nme3 gene encoding nucleoside diphosphate kinase 3 isoform X1 yields MTTRSVHLLQESFKEPTPFRTNLVGLARVCVKMICLFLAIFANIFHTGWTGANERTFVAVKPDGVQRRLVGEIIRRFERKGFRLVALKLLQASEEQLREHYWDLRDKPFYKGLVKFMGSGPIVAMVWQGLDVVKTSRKMLGETNPADSLPGTIRGDFCVEVGRNVIHGSDSVESAQREISLWFRQDELICWDDISNHWIYA; encoded by the exons ATGACAACGAGATCTGTCCACCTGCTCCAAGAATCATTTAAAGAACCGACTCCTTTCCGAACGAATCTGGTCGGATTAGCCCGCGTCTGTGTGAAGATGATCTGCCTCTTTTTAGCTATATTTGCGAATATTTTCCACACAG GATGGACCGGCGCGAACGAGCGGACGTTCGTCGCGGTGAAGCCAGACGGAGTCCAGAGGAGGCTGGTGGGGGAGATAATCCGCAGGTTCGAGCGGAAGGGCTTCAGACTGGTGGCGCTGAAGCTCCTgcag GCTTCTGAGGAGCAGCTGAGAGAACATTACTGGGACCTGAGAGACAAGCCTTTTTACAAAGGCCTGGTCAAATTCATGGGTTCGGGGCCAATTGTCGCCATG GTGTGGCAGGGACTCGATGTGGTGAAAACCTCCCGCAAAATGTTGGGTGAAACAAATCCAGCCGATTCTCTCCCAGGAACCATCAGAGGGGATTTCTGTGTGGAAGTGGGACG GAACGTGATTCATGGAAGTGATTCGGTGGAGAGCGCCCAGAGAGAGATCTCCCTGTGGTTCCGGCAGGATGAACTTATCTGCTGGGATGATATCAGTAATCACTGGATCTACGCATAA